From the genome of Gracilinanus agilis isolate LMUSP501 chromosome 2, AgileGrace, whole genome shotgun sequence, one region includes:
- the CCNDBP1 gene encoding cyclin-D1-binding protein 1, with amino-acid sequence MDGLDRGAAGPSPTEPVAQLRRLIGALRSLLPRVRDGEARETTEAFDAHRFWDKLGQRALAVSQEATKLSLAFARPPLPSSEDCRKLCESIQNAVLAEVSAYYWLPKDQGITLRKMVRDTVVDVVEGMAQLAEVIVRARPQCISHEYLISTGSIWETCDQVSHLPKDNKAAALLMLASYLRVVKDALEEMEQAQGDSGDPYSDILEDDELGSRGNRDTYWSEEDQQLLAPCVGLMKASKACLKKVRSSVETHGKTVVADQIAQLDDIVDISNEISPSVDELALSMYPPLNRMAVRLNAAKLASVLKKVLEITKASHVCPHEEENWIQFLSSAIDHNMNKIKNLTQGEL; translated from the exons ATGGACGGGCTAGATCGCGGGGCTGCTGGACCGAGCCCGACGGAGCCCGTGGCCCAGCTGCGGAGGCTCATCGGGGCACTGCGCTCCTTACTGCCGCGGGTGCGGG ATGGCGAGGCCCGGGAAACCACGGAAGCGTTCGATGCGCACAGATTTTGGGACAAGCTCG GGCAGAGGGCCCTGGCGGTGTCTCAGGAAGCCACGAAGCTGAGCCTGGCCTTCGCGAGACCTCCCCTGCCTTCCTCAGAG GACTGCAGGAAACTTTGTGAAAGTATCCAGAATGCTGTCTTGGCAGAGGTTTCTGCATACTATTGGCTTCCTAAAGACCAAG GAATCACGTTACGAAAAATGGTTCGAGATACCGTTGTGGATGTAGTGGAGGGAATGGCTCAGCTTGCAGAGGTGATTGTTAGAGCTCGACCTCAATG CATATCACATGAGTATCTCATATCAACTGGCAGTATCTGGGAAACTTGTGACCAGGTGTCTCACCTACCAAAAG ATAACAAAGCAGCTGCCCTTTTGATGCTGGCTTCATATCTGAGAGTAGTGAAGGATGCACTTGAGGAAATGGAGCAG GCACAGGGAGACAGTGGAGACCCTTACAGTGACATCTTGGAAGATGATGAATTGGGATCTCGGGGTAATCGGGATACATACTGGTCAGAAGAGGACCAGCAGCTCTTAGCCCCATGTGTGGGACTGATGAAGGCCTCTAAAGCTTGCCTCAAGAAGGTCAGGTCATCAGTGGAAACCCATGGGAAGACAGTTGTCGCAGATCAGATCGCCCAACTAGATGACATTGTAGACATTTCCAATGAGATTAGCCCTAG TGTGGATGAATTGGCTCTAAGCATGTATCCACCCTTGAATCGGATGGCCGTGCGACTCAAT GCTGCAAAACTTGCATCTGTGTTGAAGAAGGTTCTTGAAATCACAAA GGCAAGTCATGTGTGTCCCCATGAAGAAGAAAACTGGATCCAATTTCTCTCAAGTGCCATTGATCACAACATGAACAAAATCAAGAACCTTACCCAGGGTGAACTTTGa